The following DNA comes from Marinilactibacillus sp. Marseille-P9653.
CTAGGAAATCACGGTAAAAGTCTATTTCCTTATCTACATTAGGGACGGATAAGTCTACCTGAAGAATTCTGACAATCTGTTTACTTTGTAGAATAGAAGAAGCTTGGTTTACATGTTCTTTTGACAGGTGTTCCTCTACTTCAGATAAAATGAGTGAAAGCCCGTCAGGGTCTTCTATAAAAATCATAGGTGAATGCTCATGACTTTTGTAAGGAATATTAAAGTCGTTTAGCCTTTTTTTCCAGTATAAAACACTTCCTTCTGGAATAGCCAGCGTAATCGATTTATAAAAATGGTCATTTTGATAACTGCGTCCCATTTTGGGATAAATAAAAAAACTGAGAAGCGTTCCGGCAGTCCCCGCATAATCACCATAAAAGAGATGAGGGGTTCTGAAGTTTTCTTGATGAACGGTCTGTTTGACCAAACGCAGTCCTAGAATTTGAATATAAAATTGCTGATTTTCTTTAAGGGATTTTGCAAAAGCTGTAATATGGTGAAATCCTTGTACTTCTGATATAGTCATCACGCTTTCTACTTTCAAGTTTAAACAGCAATAGACGAATTTAAAAATATAACTAATTAATTTATCTCGAATTCGTTATATTTTTATTTTACACTAATTAAAAGTAATTGCAAACAAAAAAAGAGATGCTCATTCATAAGCATCTCTAAATAGATTGATTTTATTTAACGAAAGCGACACAAACAACTTCAGGTGCATAAAAGTCTTTTTGG
Coding sequences within:
- a CDS encoding VOC family protein; protein product: MTISEVQGFHHITAFAKSLKENQQFYIQILGLRLVKQTVHQENFRTPHLFYGDYAGTAGTLLSFFIYPKMGRSYQNDHFYKSITLAIPEGSVLYWKKRLNDFNIPYKSHEHSPMIFIEDPDGLSLILSEVEEHLSKEHVNQASSILQSKQIVRILQVDLSVPNVDKEIDFYRDFLGLKEPSQNLLLFHSTETTERSRMGKGSIDHIAFSVKNESDLMHYKTRAGKLGYTIEKLADRHYFKSLYVLSPSGLRVELATLNPGFTLDETVEQLGNSIITHKPSPNKLEE